From the genome of Carassius auratus strain Wakin unplaced genomic scaffold, ASM336829v1 scaf_tig00021339, whole genome shotgun sequence:
tggtttcttaagcagtgggcttacccgagcctgcttgaatgctgagggaaatgttccagagtgaagagaggagttaataatgtgagtaagtgaaagtatgactgaagaagagatcgcttgaaggaggtgagtgggaatcggatcaagtggacaagtactAGAATGATTGGACAGGATAAGTTCGGAAacatccatctctgagagtggagagaaggaggagagagagtgtgcattGGTCATTGTACCAGTGCACAGTTTGCAGTTGTCTTTAACCAAACACAGTGTTACATTAGTGAGATTAACATTCACTTAGAAACAGATATTATAAAAGCACATCCAAGagtgatattttaatgtttctcttttttgatTATTCCTCCTCTACTCTTTCATGGTTTTCTACAGCATGGCCTTTAAAACAAGTATCTGTGAGATGAAAGAGGAGGAttttcacacaaataaatcaGCATCTCCAGAACCCAGCTGTGTTTCTGTTAATAGTGAGAGATCAATGGGAATCCCTCCTCTTCTCAGTAATGaagcagtgacctctgaccctgagTGAGTAGAAAAACTGATACACAAGAATGTTAAACCCAGGAACACGTTCTACCTAGTTAAACCATGTTCTGCATTATTTGTCCATTATCCATATTATCTGTCCCTCAGATATCTGCAGGGCATCATAAATGGTAAAGGTGCTGTTTAAACTAATAAGAAATGTAATGATTACTTTAGTTTTTTAAGTCTATACAAAAGAAATGTCATTTATAAAGATATGTAGTTGTCAGTGTGAGCTGTAGTGTAGTTGGTCAGCCATAATTCTGCAACTTACAAAACTAAACCCATGGATAAAGCTAAAACAGGTTCTAGTGACTCTAAGATGATGGAATAAtgtagaaaaaaatgaataatgttatagtaattaaataatgTTCCACAATAATGTACCAGTATAAAGTGCATAATTCAACTACAGCATGGAGAAATGTAAGTTTGAACAGTATACCAGTACTATGGTACTATCATCATGCCCAAACCTCAAAACATTGGGACCTCCCATATTAAGTTTGAAGGGCTTTGTAGAGGTTTGGAATATTTtcaaaatctacatttgttattagAGACATTATTTAGatactaattatttaaatataaaaattttgcttcaaaattcaggtttttgatttaaaaagcatccatttaatttgttattaaacTGCTTTGCAAGCAGCTTTCTtcattccgggactgaaccccCCAATGTTATTAGGTCCCCGAAATCAATCCtgcaacccggcaatgttccatCAATTTTTCAGGTCCagcttgcagtgtgaaagggtCTTAATTGTCACTTCTTCAGTTTTTATGTTCTTATGCATTTCACAGTTTTCTCTGTTCATCTCAATGTTTTTACAGAGTGAGAAGAGACAATGTGAGCAGGCCAGTGACACCCCACCTGTTTCGCTTTGTCTCCTACTCTCAGAATCTCTTCaggaagaacaacaaaaaaacagccaagcacacaaacacacaggagacaCAATTGGAGCACATTTCTTTCCAACCAGTGCATGATGGACTACAGAGAGTCAAAGACaagcacaaaaccagcatgaagaagAGGTATGAGAGAATATTAGAGGGAATCAAATTGGAAAGGAATCAAACCCTCCTGAACAGtatctacacacagctctacatcatagaaggagagagtgaaggagtgaatgaagaacatgaggttttacagatggagaaaacaccCAGAACACAAGATACTCcaatctactgcaatgacatctttaaacgATTACATGAACCAGGATGTGAGGAGAAAGATGAaatcaagactgttcttactaaaggcattgctggaattggaaaaaccgtctctgtgcagaaattcattctggactggactgagggaaaagccaatcaggatgtagatttcatgtttgtgcttccatttcgagagctgaacttgattaaagatcatcagtacagtcttcacagacttctgctggactttcatcctgaacttcaagatctggacttaaagatttatgaggagtgtaaagttgtgttcatctttgatggtttggatgaaagcagaatgacactgatgttttcagatgATGAGAAACTTTGTGATGTGAATGAGTCTTCATCAGTAGGTGTGTTGATGTCAAACCTAATCAgaggagagctgcttccctctgctctcatctggatcacctccagaccagcagcagccaatcagatcccctcagAATACATCAACCGTGTGacagaaattcagggattcaATGAGcatcagaaggaggaatatttcaggaagagaatcagtgatgagcatcaagccagcagaatcatctcacacatcagaagatcaagaagcctccacatcatgtgtcacatccctgtcttctgctggatctcagccaCTGTGCTTCAAAACCTCCTGAAACAAGATGAcagtgcagaaatccctcaaactctgactgaaatgtacatccacttcctgctgactCAGATCAACATGAAGAATCAGAAGTATGATGAGAAAAACCTAAAGAAACTCTTGAGAtccaacagagaagtgattgtgaaacttgctgaactggctttcaaacagctgatgaagggcaatgtgatgttctatgaggaggacctgattgagagcggGATAGATGTCACTGCTgcctcagtgtattctgggatttgcactgagatctttaaggAGAAATCTGTGATTTATCAGAGGAAAGTCTACTGCTTCATTCATCTGAGCTTTCAGGAGTTTCTAGGTGCTTTCTTCTTGCTTAACTGCCATATCACCAAGAAAAAAGAATCACTgaatttatttctgaataaaacatGCCAACAGTACAGTCTCTCTCTGAATGATCTACTAAAATCAGCAGTTGATAAAGCTTTACAGAGTGAAAATGGACAACTGGATCTTTTCTTGCGGTTCCTGCTGGGCGTGTCACTGGATTCCAGTCAGAGACTCATAAAGGATCTACTGAGACACACAGTGAACAGCTCAAAGACCATCAAGAAAATCATATATTACATTGAATATACAATCAAGAGTAATATAGGTCTCTCGGCTGACAAATGCATAAATCTGTTACTCTGTCTGCTGGAATTGAAGGATAAAAGTCTGTAcagagagattcaggagtttgtgaaatcaAAGAATCACTCACACAATCAACTCTCTCCGTCTCAATGCTCAACACTTGCCTACATGCTTCAGATATCAGACGAGGTGCTGGATGAGTTTGATCTGAGAAAATACAACACATCGGATGAGGGTAGAAAgagactgataccagctgtggtgaaatgcagaaaagctctgtgagtACTCATTTATGTGTTTAAAGATGAAACTGAATGTATGTCTTGTTGAGACACATGAAATCACGACTCTGTTCAGCCATTTCAACTAATATGTaatcaaaatgtatgtttatattttgaaatgtcacatTGTGTTGTAAGTTGTATACTACCTGGAGTAACCGTAAAAGCCAAAATTATTTTTGCGTTTATCTGTCCTACGTCATCTTTATTTCTTGACTGTGATTCTGAAGTCACATGTTTTTGAACATTGAATATGTGTTGCTAAGATAAGCACATTTCATCCTGTGTTGTAGACTGACTCACTGTAATCTCACTGGTCAGTGCTGTGAAAGTTTGTCTTCATCTCTACAAATATCAAACTCACTGAGAGAGTTGGACCTGAGTTATAATagcctgcaggattcaggagtaaagctgctctctgatggactgaagagttcACACTGTCAACTCAACATACTGAGGTATAAAAACTAAAGGTTTCTTGgatgtgaaattaaaaatgtccCCTGCTCTGGAACTGATCTCCTGGATGTTTGTAATATATCAGCAGACCCCAATGTGTCTGaagattttgtatttgtaattgctCTAGCttgttgatttaaaaatgtttttggtttattgaaacaacaacaaaattattaacaaaaaataatttcaaaaaatcAAGTATAGAAGAGTGGACATTTTTGTGTTTACATGCATTTCCTGTTATATATCAGATTTCGTCATGGGTgaaattgtacatttattatttacctTTTATATTGGACTTTGTGTGGGAATTTAACCTCTGACTTAAGCAATAGCCAACATAGCTATATAAAACCATATTTTATGCtgatgtagcaaaaaaaaaaagttttactatCTGACTAATAGAGCACTGCAGTCATGGTGTGAAAACCACTCTGTTTTGCTATATTTGcagtcaatattttattttaccatttgaCGAACATCAGAATATTTGTCACAGAACATATTTATCCCACCATCTCTTTATTATTGATGTGTATTTCATCCTGTGTTTTAGACTTGCTGGCTGTAATCTCACTGATCAGTGCTGTAAAAGTTTGTCTTCATCTCTACAAACATCAAACtcactgagagagctggacctgagtaacaatgaccttcAGGATTCAGGAGTAAAGCTgctctctgatggactgaagagttcATGCTGTCAACTCACCATACTGAGGTAAGAAAAACTGATGAAGATTAACATAGTTATGAAATTAAAGATGTACTCTGCTCTGGTCCTGATCTCTTAGGTGTTTGAGTTAGCAGAATTCATTGTGTCTTAAACGCattgtttttgaaaatgatttattcaCTGATACACTGATTAATGTCCCAGATGatatgatgtctgtgtgtgtgtgtgtgtagattatctggctgtatggtgacagaggaaggctgttgttttctggcttcagctctgagtttaaacccctcacacctgagagagctggatctgagctacaatcacccaggacaaTCATTGGTCAAGCTGCTTTCTGATTCAAACTACAGACTGGACCAACTCAAGTATGTTCAATAATAACAATCATCCTGTCATGTGTGTTGTACATGCATGTGTACATGCATACACTATAAACTCACATGTACAgctgcaatcaaaattatttaacCCCACTGACCTAGAAGACATTTTGCTGCTGAGAACTAACTAacacattaatttaaacattggttttgtatttgtatattattttgtttttcttatagTTTGGACCATGGAGGAGAGTTCAGGATTACAGCAGGACTACGGAAATGTAAgtctttttccctctctctttctctgtctctatcacacacacaaataccttagatcaaagtttatttgtttgtttgttttcttggtgTGAGAGTGttacaaatgtaataatttctCTTATGTTCAGATGCATGCAATCttacactggatccaaacacatcAAGCACTCACCTGTCTCTGTCTGAGAGGAACAGAAAGGTGACACGTGTGACAGACAAGCAGCcctatcctgatcatccagagagatttgaGTGTCATCAGGTTCTGTGTAGAGAGAGTCtgactggacgctgttactgggaagCTGAATGGAGGGGTGCAGGGGTTAATATATCAGTGACATATAAAGCAATCAGCAGGAAAGGACATGGTGAGAACTCATGGTTTGGATACAATGACACTTCCTGGAGTCTAAACTGCTCATATGCCAGTTTTACTTTGTGGCACAgtaataagaaaacaaacaaaccagtCCCTTCACATCTCTCTAACAGAGTAGGACTGTATCTGGACTGGTCTGCCggcactctgtccttctacaacatctctgacacacacacacacttacacacattcaacaccacattcactgaaccTCTCTATGCTGGATTTAGATTGTATTATTCTGATacttcagtgtctctgtgtgatTAAACAGCTTCCTGTGAGAAACAACTGAGACACAACTGAGTGACATAAAGAAACTGTTTCGGCC
Proteins encoded in this window:
- the LOC113076882 gene encoding NACHT, LRR and PYD domains-containing protein 3-like, with translation MKLLLDVLHCRDKAMPVKKNLYEKREEDVHTHQAASSESSCVSIKSDRSMGIPPLLCDGADMAFKTSICEMKEEDFHTNKSASPEPSCVSVNSERSMGIPPLLSNEAVTSDPEVRRDNVSRPVTPHLFRFVSYSQNLFRKNNKKTAKHTNTQETQLEHISFQPVHDGLQRVKDKHKTSMKKRYERILEGIKLERNQTLLNSIYTQLYIIEGESEGVNEEHEVLQMEKTPRTQDTPIYCNDIFKRLHEPGCEEKDEIKTVLTKGIAGIGKTVSVQKFILDWTEGKANQDVDFMFVLPFRELNLIKDHQYSLHRLLLDFHPELQDLDLKIYEECKVVFIFDGLDESRMTLMFSDDEKLCDVNESSSVGVLMSNLIRGELLPSALIWITSRPAAANQIPSEYINRVTEIQGFNEHQKEEYFRKRISDEHQASRIISHIRRSRSLHIMCHIPVFCWISATVLQNLLKQDDSAEIPQTLTEMYIHFLLTQINMKNQKYDEKNLKKLLRSNREVIVKLAELAFKQLMKGNVMFYEEDLIESGIDVTAASVYSGICTEIFKEKSVIYQRKVYCFIHLSFQEFLGAFFLLNCHITKKKESLNLFLNKTCQQYSLSLNDLLKSAVDKALQSENGQLDLFLRFLLGVSLDSSQRLIKDLLRHTVNSSKTIKKIIYYIEYTIKSNIGLSADKCINLLLCLLELKDKSLYREIQEFVKSKNHSHNQLSPSQCSTLAYMLQISDEVLDEFDLRKYNTSDEGRKRLIPAVVKCRKALLTHCNLTGQCCESLSSSLQISNSLRELDLSYNSLQDSGVKLLSDGLKSSHCQLNILRLAGCNLTDQCCKSLSSSLQTSNSLRELDLSNNDLQDSGVKLLSDGLKSSCCQLTILRLSGCMVTEEGCCFLASALSLNPSHLRELDLSYNHPGQSLVKLLSDSNYRLDQLNLDHGGEFRITAGLRKYACNLTLDPNTSSTHLSLSERNRKVTRVTDKQPYPDHPERFECHQVLCRESLTGRCYWEAEWRGAGVNISVTYKAISRKGHGENSWFGYNDTSWSLNCSYASFTLWHSNKKTNKPVPSHLSNRVGLYLDWSAGTLSFYNISDTHTHLHTFNTTFTEPLYAGFRLYYSDTSVSLCD